The Corylus avellana chromosome ca8, CavTom2PMs-1.0 genome has a segment encoding these proteins:
- the LOC132189321 gene encoding uncharacterized protein LOC132189321, producing the protein MGLDYYSVLKVDRNATDDDLKKAYRRLAMKWHPDKNPTNKKDAEAKFKQISEAYEVLSDPQKKAIYDQYGEEGLKDMPPSGSGGFPFGNGSAGNGFNPRNAEDIFAEFFGSSPFGFGSSGPGRSMRFQSDGSGIFGGFGGSENIFRSYSEGSVPKKPPPVESKLPCSLVELYSGSTRKMKISRTLVNANGRQVPETEILTIDVKPGWKRGTKITFPDKGNEQHNQLPADLVFVIDEKPHDIYKRDGNDLIVNHRVSLAEALGGTTVNLTTLDGRSLSIPVTDIVNPGYEVVVAREGMPIVKEPGNRGDLRIKFEVKFPTRLTPEQKAGLKRALGG; encoded by the exons ATGGGGTTGGATTACTACAGCGTATTGAAAGTGGACAGGAATGCCACCGATGATGATCTCAAGAAGGCTTATAGGAGATTGGCAATGAAATGGCATCCTGACAAGAACCCCACAAACAAGAAAGACGCCGAAGCCAAATTCAAGCAGATCTCCGAAGCCTATGAG GTATTGAGTGACCCGCAGAAGAAGGCTATATATGATCAATATGGTGAGGAAGGGTTGAAAGATATGCCTCCATCTGGCAGTGGTGGGTTCCCATTTGGAAATGGCAGTGCGGGGAATGGATTCAACCCCAGGAATGCAGAGGACATTTTTGCAGAATTCTTTGGAAGTAGCCCTTTTGGATTTGGTTCCTCAGGACCTGGGAGATCTATGCGGTTCCAGTCGGATGGATCGGGGATCTTTGGGGGATTCGGTGGGAGCGAAAATATCTTTCGATCTTATAGCGAGGGCAGCGTGCCAAAGAAACCACCACCTGTGGAAAGCAAACTGCCGTGCAGCCTTGTGGAGCTCTACTCTGGATCaacaaggaaaatgaagatTTCAAGGACTCTGGTTAATGCCAAtgg ACGACAAGTGCCAGAAACAGAGATATTAACCATTGATGTGAAGCCTGGATGGAAGAGAGGAACCAAAATTACTTTCCCAGACAAAGGGAATGAACAACATAACCAGCTCCCAGCAGACCTGGTGTTTGTGATTGATGAGAAACCCCATGATATTTACAAAAGAGATGGCAATGACCTGATTGTGAACCATAGAGTGTCATTAGCCGAGGCGTTGGGAGGGACGACAGTAAATCTTACGACACTTGATGGCCGTAGTCTATCGATTCCAGTGACCGACATTGTGAACCCCGGTTATGAGGTGGTTGTTGCCAGAGAGGGAATGCCAATAGTAAAAGAACCCGGTAATAGGGGTGATTTAAGGATCAAATTCGAGGTGAAGTTTCCTACCAGATTGACACCTGAGCAAAAAGCAGGACTTAAGCGTGCTTTGGGGGGTTGA
- the LOC132190348 gene encoding polyadenylate-binding protein-interacting protein 5-like: MKPGVSSLNPYAASYIPLSQRDNKDRTYVTAKDYRSGNESVQFGAPEQLHRKFSLDPYAHGTEKIPSREVFTVKSHPAHGYGSSPQNVNQATDKQILDEEFDMDLQYLQMTFPGLSDQSLNDVYLANNGDLEATVDMLNQLEFQPFESSESLPDTLDIGDVSEFGSSADCAPLKLKNVEGETSAASSSS; encoded by the exons ATGAAGCCAGGAGTATCTTCCCTGAATCCATATGCAGCATCATACATTCCGCTCTCCCAAAGAGATAATAAAGATAGAACTTATGTGACAGCAAAAGACTATAGGAGTGGCAATGAGTCTGTCCAGTTTGGAGCCCCTGAACAGCTCCATAGAAAATTTTCTCTCGACCCTTATGCCCATGGTACTGAAAAAATCCCCAGTCGTGAAGTTTTTACAGTGAAGAGCCACCCTGCCCATGGTTATGGTTCATCACCACAAAATGTGAATCAAGCAACAGATAAACAGATACTGGATGAAGAATTTGACATGGATTTGCAATATCTTCAGATGACATTTCCTGGTTTATCTGATCAGTCCCTTAATGATGTCTATCTGGCAAATAATGGTGACTTGGAAGCCACTGTTGACATGCTGAACCAACTTGAG TTCCAACCTTTTGAGTCTTCTGAAAGTCTTCCAGACACTTTGGACATCGGCGATGTCTCAGAATTTGGATCTTCAGCCGATTGTGCGCCACTGAAACTGAAGAATGTAGAGGGCGAAACCAGTGCTGCTTCATCCAGCTCCTAG